Within the Cololabis saira isolate AMF1-May2022 chromosome 22, fColSai1.1, whole genome shotgun sequence genome, the region TGTTAAATTAATCagtggtgatgcttgctatgttgatttgggtatttatttaattggtgatttgcttagattttttaaggatgatggtaacatgtagactgcacctttattttaaaaatcttttttatttcttgaggaatgtttgttatccccacagaggcaatttgttttactggcagtctttctcttacttcttgcttttatttcattaatttaattaatctttttgagggtaggcaaataataagctttgcttcagcctacacctttttcggtctagatgttatttgtttatttgtatactggaaacttttttgtaatgttttctttgaacagtgtatccgttttcttgttgtcatttatattctttgtttttttttgtgtcatgaccgaaaataaactaaactaaactaaactaaaaactaaggTAACAGAAAAACATCTTGTTGAGCAACAGGCTCTTTTGTGAGCTGCAGGAAGGAACTGAGGTCTTTGTATGATAAAATATATTTCTGTGGGAAAACAACACGTccacatttaaaataagttcACTCAAGTTAATTCATATGTTAAAGATACATGTTTATAGTTGGTATCAAACATCCATCTTATCTGTCTGAAGAgttagaaaacaagaaaactaaCAAGATTAAGACGCAGCTGGAGACACATTACACCCTGGAAACAGAAAGCGTCTTGagttgaaggccaaatacagtcaGATGAGTGGGTTTCCATCAGCATCCGTTCAGGATAAAAGCTGGAAGGCTGGAAGGTAACGATATACCGACCAGATCCTCCTTCTTTTCAGCCTGTTTATGACAACATGAGTTTCTGTTATCTTCTGAGTCCTGATGAACTCGATGACATCATCGTTCACGTGAGCGACCGACAAGAAGCGACATCCCCCTGTGGAGCGGATCTCACAGTGAGGGAGGTGAAGCTGACACATGGACCCCTCCTTCACACACCTGATGTCAAACAGGGGTCCTGCAGCTTCTTGTGATGTGGGCTCAGCTGGCTCCTGCTCCAAGGAAGGATCCTGTACAGAAGCTGGCCTCCGTCCTTCATGTGAAACACCAGAGCCGTCTCTCTGCACTGGTACTGACCTGGACGGGAGCACTGGAACCTGTAGCTTTCACCAGCAGACTCATCAGTGCAGGCAGGTGTGAACTCCTCAAAGCTGCTGCTTAGGTTCCCGGCAGGGAAACTTCCACATCTTTTTAgggctctgctttctgcagaaggttgATGAGTGGGCGAGGGAAAGCTGCTTGAACGGGACCTGCTGCAGGACTTTTCCTTCCTctcacaggaacctgtggtggAGAGTTTTAGAGGACCAGAGGAAGGCGGAGCGTTGCTCGCTGGGATCGCCTTCATTCTGATAAAAGGCTCACATCCTTCTCCCAGGTTGGAGTCTTCTTCTGCATGCTGTTGTGTCTCTTCACTGCTGCTCTCAGCAGATTTAGGAGCAGGGACAGAAGGAATGTTAGTCTGAGAGCAGGAAGGTGCGGTGGGAGCAGACCAGGGTGTTTGATGAGGGAGAGGTGGAGGTCGGTGGAGACACATGCTTCACCAACCTTTGCTGGTGTTGAGAGATTATAGGAGGACGTTTCCTCTGAGAAGAGTTCACCTGGTCCACCGTCATCTGTTTGGTTCATTTTATGCAGATAAAAACAGATGAGACTGTTGTTAAACTAAACTCAATTTTATATCTAATTTTATATTTACACCTGCAATACTGTAACAACAAGACTTTAGGCATATGAGAGTTTATGGAAACGGACGACTCTATACACTCTATTTGTAGGGAGTGTAACTCaacctataaatatatatgtatatatgtaaatatatatatgtatatatatatatatatatatatatatatatatatatatatatatatacacatgcatatatatacatatgtatatatatatatatatatatatatatatatatatatatatatatatatatatatatatatatatatatttatatatatacatatatatatatatatatacatacatacatatgtatatatatgtattatttatttcatttcattcatggtatatcttcttaataatgttgtacaaaattccatgaagtacacattatcaccattaaagaaaaggagcaggaagaagaaaacttataaatatatatatatatttgtgtgtgtttgtgtgtgtgtatatatatatatatatatatatatatatatatatatatatatatatatatatatgtatgtatgtatatatatacatatatatacatacatatatatatatatatatatatatatacacacacacacacaaacacacacaaatatatatatatatatatatatatatatatatatatatatatatatatatatatatatatatatatatatatatatatatacatgtatacatacatTACACATGCCCTGACACGTCCTTCCCTCGTTCTCTGCAGGTTTTCTTCGCCTCGGTTCGTTCTGGAGGCAGCAGTCAAGTCTTCTTCATGACCCTCAATAGAAGCTCCATGATGAACTGGTAACCTGGGCCCCCCTTCAACCCCGTCTGCACCCCGACCACCGGCCCCGCCTGGAGGGACGGAGGGACGtctgtgtacatgtatgtgtgtgtgacccgTGGATGGAAACGACTGAGTGGACGCAGCTGTTGGGGGACAGCAGGGCCTGTAGATGGTCCCACTGCAGGAAGACTCTCCGCCTCCTCGGAGGATCCATGCACTGGTTGATCTGGGAGGTGGGAGGAGGTGGAAGGAGGTGGAAGGAGGTGGAAGGAGGTGGAAGGAGGTGGAAGGAGGTGGAAGGAGACTCCAGGTCTTCGGACGACCTGTATGAGCCGGGCGCTGACGAGGAGACATTTCAAACAGGATGATCACGCTGCAAGCGTCCTGGCGGTGAAGCGGGTGTTCTGACTGCAGCAGCTTCTCTGTCGTTGTAGTCGGTAACCATTTCTGAGGTTATTAAAGTAGCATTagataaaacaatacaaaaaacaaaaaaaacaacacttgagGTTTTTCGCTGAACATTAAATGCACAAGTGCTGGGACACGCCTCGCAGAGccagttttgcttcactcatcGTTTCATTTCACGTTGCCGTTCAGGTCAATCTGCTTCTTCAACTTGTCATTTCTACAAACTTTGAACGAAGAGCCTTAGATGTTCAAATTTGGGCATCTGTTGTAAATGTATTTACGTAACAACAGTAACAAGTAGATCTGGGTATTAGAAAGCTGTTTTGGTTGGAGGTTCCGTCATCAAACACCCAATTCCTGGTATTTTAAGCGGTTTCTGGATCTTTTTAACATTAGCTGCTCGTTGTTCTCACCAGCTTTTTCTTCTGTCACTTTTGGCGGTAAAACCAGACCTTGCGAAGCAGGTGAGATCACCAAGGGAACCAGCAACGCCTCGTTTCCACTTGCTTGTGAGCACTCGTGACACGTCCGGGGAGCCTGATTTCTACCACCGCGCGGGTCAGCTACACACTCCGCCGTCTCGGGTTCATACTTCTGCGTTATTGTTGACGCCGCTCTGTAATTCCGGC harbors:
- the LOC133422959 gene encoding uncharacterized protein LOC133422959; amino-acid sequence: MCLHRPPPLPHQTPWSAPTAPSCSQTNIPSVPAPKSAESSSEETQQHAEEDSNLGEGCEPFIRMKAIPASNAPPSSGPLKLSTTGSCERKEKSCSRSRSSSFPSPTHQPSAESRALKRCGSFPAGNLSSSFEEFTPACTDESAGESYRFQCSRPGQYQCRETALVFHMKDGGQLLYRILPWSRSQLSPHHKKLQDPCLTSGV